A window of the Sabethes cyaneus chromosome 1, idSabCyanKW18_F2, whole genome shotgun sequence genome harbors these coding sequences:
- the LOC128745893 gene encoding H/ACA ribonucleoprotein complex non-core subunit NAF1-like: MSTNKITIEGNSIDVVTADFNRDSVEQSVVEPHHLKTEVPILPIVEKNSTVSGADENISSSKFEQSKQMDQIAGKSSQNILLYKDEPTDIEMDLAEDFTKNTAETSINKKIKQETSYQEQIAVEQAVESQAVLQIANSSLSLLSQYISSDSESNITDSEEELPKTTTQPIKRELESEDSDDSVEVVENTLNYRNHPDAILVSDVETVPSEKDNQSDDDLFSSEEDSPPPNPVKGKGETLIHELPPIEELQISVPESQCKSIGYVQSIVAQIVIVQSLAGVELLNIDTVLFLEKGKRSLGKIFDVIGQVASPMYCVLFNSRQEVTDKGITVGAPVFCAPQTEHTQFIILSELMKHKGSDASWLDDAEAPDYALDYSDDEQERRARTRRKSHTSSTGRQTPDGERQQHRPYYRRGRGRGLG; the protein is encoded by the coding sequence atgagtacgaataaaaTAACAATAGAAGGAAATTCAATAGATGTGGTCACCGCCGATTTTAACCGTGACAGTGTAGAGCAGTCCGTTGTAGAGCCACATCATCTAAAAACGGAAGTGCCGATACTTCCAATAGTTGAAAAAAACTCAACTGTTTCCGGCGCTGACGAaaacatttcaagttcaaaatttgaacaatcAAAGCAAATGGATCAGATAGCAGGGAAATCGTCACAAAACATACTTTTATATAAGGACGAACCAACAGATATTGAAATGGATTTAGCTGAGGATTTTACAAAAAATACCGCAGAAACatctataaataaaaaaattaaacaagaaACTTCCTACCAAGAGCAAATTGCTGTTGAACAAGCTGTAGAATCACAGGCAGTTTTGCAAATAGCTAATAGTTCTTTATCGCTTTTGTCGCAATACATTAGTTCTGACTCAGAGTCAAACATTACGGATTCAGAAGAAGAATTGCCCAAAACAACAACTCAACCAATAAAACGTGAATTAGAATCTGAAGATTCCGACGACAGTGTGGAAGTTGTGGAGAATACGTTGAATTATCGCAATCATCCAGATGCTATTCTTGTTAGTGATGTTGAGACTGTTCCCAGTGAAAAAGATAATCAATCAGACGACGATCTCTTCTCATCTGAGGAAGATTCTCCTCCACCTAATCCAGTGAAAGGAAAGGGAGAAACGCTGATTCACGAGCTTCCACCGATTGAAGAGCTTCAGATATCTGTCCCCGAGTCGCAATGTAAATCAATTGGGTACGTTCAATCGATAGTGGCTCAAATTGTTATCGTTCAATCCCTCGCTGGAGTTGAGCTACTTAATATAGACACCGTTCTTTTCCTGGAAAAAGGCAAAAGATCACTAGGAAAAATTTTCGACGTTATCGGTCAAGTTGCTTCCCCAATGTATTGTGTGCTTTTCAATTCTCGCCAAGAGGTTACCGATAAGGGAATAACAGTCGGAGCGCCTGTGTTCTGTGCGCCACAAACGGAACACACTCAATTCATTATTCTGTCTGAGTTGATGAAGCACAAAGGATCAGATGCCAGCTGGCTGGATGATGCTGAAGCTCCTGATTATGCACTGGATTATTCCGACGATGAGCAGGAACGAAGGGCAAGAACTCGTAGAAAGAGTCACACATCGTCTACTGGTAGACAAACCCCCGACGGAGAGCGACAACAACATCGCCCATACTacagaaggggaagaggtcgcGGGTTGGGGTAG